The following coding sequences are from one Mycobacterium bourgelatii window:
- a CDS encoding dodecin family protein, whose protein sequence is MSVYKVIDIIGTSPTSWEHAATEAVERARSSVDDIRVARVIEQDMAVDSSGRITFRIKLEVSFKMRPPQPR, encoded by the coding sequence ATGAGCGTGTACAAGGTGATCGACATCATCGGCACCAGCCCCACCTCGTGGGAGCATGCCGCGACGGAGGCGGTGGAACGCGCGCGGTCCAGTGTCGACGACATCCGGGTTGCCCGGGTCATCGAGCAGGACATGGCCGTGGACTCCTCCGGCAGGATCACCTTCCGCATCAAGCTGGAGGTGTCGTTCAAGATGAGGCCGCCACAACCGCGCTGA
- a CDS encoding TrmH family RNA methyltransferase, translating to MSELGEPGPTEWGVSGGGVGPWQGEPPNDPRYDPILLRDGDTRNVVDQYRYWTREAIVADIDTRRHPLHVAIENFGHDANIGSVVRTANAFAVDTVHIVGRRRWNRRGAMVTDRYQRLCHHDTTAQLLDFAADAGLTVVAVDNIPGAARLEETPLPRDCLLVFGQEGPGITDDIRTGAAVTVSIAQFGSTRSINAGVAAGIAMHAWVRQHADLGRAW from the coding sequence GTGAGCGAACTCGGCGAACCCGGCCCCACCGAGTGGGGCGTCTCCGGCGGGGGCGTCGGGCCGTGGCAGGGTGAACCGCCGAATGACCCGCGGTATGACCCAATATTGTTGCGCGACGGCGACACTCGCAATGTCGTCGACCAGTATCGGTATTGGACGCGCGAGGCGATCGTCGCCGATATAGACACGCGCCGGCATCCCCTGCACGTGGCGATCGAGAACTTCGGTCACGACGCCAACATCGGCTCGGTGGTGCGCACCGCCAACGCCTTTGCCGTCGACACCGTGCACATCGTCGGGCGCCGGCGCTGGAATCGCCGCGGCGCCATGGTGACCGACCGCTATCAGCGGTTGTGTCATCACGACACCACCGCTCAGTTGCTGGACTTCGCGGCGGACGCCGGGTTGACCGTGGTGGCGGTGGACAACATTCCAGGGGCGGCGCGTTTGGAGGAGACGCCGCTGCCGCGGGATTGCCTGTTGGTCTTCGGTCAGGAAGGGCCCGGCATTACCGACGACATCCGGACGGGCGCGGCCGTCACGGTGTCGATCGCCCAGTTCGGTTCGACGCGCAGCATCAACGCCGGCGTCGCCGCCGGGATCGCCATGCACGCCTGGGTCCGGCAACACGCGGACCTCGGCCGCGCGTGGTGA
- the pyrE gene encoding orotate phosphoribosyltransferase, which produces MTERQELADLVRRLSVVHGRVTLSSGKEADYYVDLRRATLHHRASALIGRLMRELTQDWDYSVVGGLTLGADPVATAIMHAPGRPIDAFVVRKAAKTHGLQRLIEGSEVSGQRVLVVEDTSTTGNSALTAVHAVQDAGGEVVGVATVVDRATGAAEAIQAEGLPYRSVLGLADLGLS; this is translated from the coding sequence ATGACCGAACGCCAGGAGTTGGCGGATTTGGTGCGGCGGCTGTCGGTGGTGCATGGCCGCGTCACGTTGTCGTCGGGCAAGGAAGCCGACTACTACGTCGACCTGCGTCGCGCCACCCTGCACCACCGCGCGTCGGCGTTGATCGGACGGTTGATGCGGGAGCTGACTCAGGACTGGGACTACTCGGTGGTCGGTGGCCTGACGCTGGGTGCGGATCCGGTGGCGACGGCCATCATGCACGCACCCGGCCGCCCGATCGACGCGTTCGTGGTGCGCAAGGCGGCGAAAACCCATGGCCTGCAACGACTTATCGAGGGCTCCGAGGTTTCCGGCCAGCGGGTGCTGGTGGTGGAGGACACCAGCACGACCGGCAATTCGGCGCTGACGGCGGTGCACGCCGTTCAAGACGCCGGCGGCGAGGTGGTCGGGGTGGCCACCGTGGTGGACCGAGCTACCGGCGCCGCCGAGGCGATCCAAGCCGAAGGTTTGCCGTACCGCAGCGTGCTGGGCCTCGCCGATCTGGGGCTGAGCTAG
- the ttfA gene encoding trehalose monomycolate transport factor TtfA, producing MVPLWFTLSALCFVGASVLLYVDIDKRRGRSRRRKSWARSHGFDYERESNDILQRWTRGVMSTVGDVPAHNVVLGQIRGEAVYIFDLDEVATVIALHRKVGTNVVVDLRLKGLKEPRESDIWLLGAIGPRMVYSTNLDAARRACDRRMVTFAHTAPDCAEIMWNEPHWTLVSMPISSTRSQWDEGLRTVRQFNDLLRVLPPLPADSPAEAGEPAPRAAAPGRPLAPAGRAELPPRRSQPDPAAGVLPDPARRPAEPVRRDEGRSTGERRQPPPGRNGHNGHQASNYRH from the coding sequence ATGGTCCCGCTTTGGTTTACCCTGTCCGCGCTGTGCTTCGTCGGCGCGTCGGTGTTGCTGTATGTCGACATCGACAAACGCCGGGGGCGCAGCCGACGACGGAAGTCTTGGGCGCGCTCCCACGGGTTCGATTACGAGCGCGAATCCAACGACATTTTGCAGCGCTGGACGCGCGGAGTCATGTCGACCGTGGGCGATGTCCCCGCTCACAACGTCGTGCTGGGTCAGATCCGCGGTGAAGCCGTCTACATCTTCGATCTGGACGAGGTCGCCACGGTGATCGCGCTTCACCGCAAGGTGGGCACCAACGTCGTCGTCGACCTGCGTCTCAAGGGGCTCAAAGAGCCTCGGGAAAGCGATATTTGGCTGTTGGGCGCGATTGGCCCACGCATGGTCTACTCCACCAACCTGGACGCGGCCCGGCGGGCCTGCGACCGGCGCATGGTGACCTTCGCGCACACCGCGCCCGACTGCGCCGAGATCATGTGGAACGAGCCGCACTGGACGCTGGTCAGCATGCCGATCTCCAGCACCCGGTCCCAGTGGGACGAGGGTCTGCGCACCGTACGCCAGTTCAACGACCTGCTGCGGGTGTTGCCGCCGTTGCCCGCCGACAGCCCCGCCGAAGCGGGGGAGCCGGCGCCTCGCGCCGCGGCCCCGGGTCGCCCACTGGCGCCGGCCGGCCGCGCTGAACTGCCGCCGCGGCGCTCCCAGCCGGACCCCGCCGCCGGCGTACTGCCCGATCCCGCCCGCCGGCCGGCCGAGCCGGTCCGTCGTGACGAAGGCCGGTCCACCGGTGAGCGTCGTCAACCACCGCCTGGACGCAACGGCCACAACGGCCACCAGGCCTCGAACTACCGCCACTGA
- a CDS encoding SDR family NAD(P)-dependent oxidoreductase, translating into MPRPVALITGPTSGIGAGYARRYARDGYDLVLVARDAGRLEELAGELAVHGGNVEVLSADLAQAADRDKVCDRLAEGVRVLVNNAGFGTSGEFWESDPAQLQKQLDVNVTAVMHLTRAALPPMLEAGAGTVINIASVAGLLPGRGSTYSASKAWVISFTEGLSSSLQGTGVGVHAICPGYVHTEFHSRAGIDMTSVPSFMWLEVDDVVSESLADVARGKVLSIPGVQYKYLVASGRAMPRRLTRALTKRFGSGSGRT; encoded by the coding sequence ATGCCTCGTCCTGTTGCGTTGATTACTGGGCCCACCTCGGGTATCGGCGCCGGCTACGCGCGACGCTACGCGCGCGACGGTTACGACCTGGTGCTCGTGGCCCGCGACGCCGGGCGGTTGGAGGAATTGGCAGGGGAGCTGGCCGTTCACGGGGGCAACGTCGAGGTGTTGTCCGCCGACTTAGCCCAAGCCGCCGACCGCGACAAGGTCTGCGATCGACTCGCCGAAGGCGTTCGGGTGCTGGTCAACAACGCCGGTTTCGGCACGTCCGGCGAGTTCTGGGAGTCCGATCCGGCCCAGCTGCAGAAGCAGCTCGACGTCAACGTCACCGCCGTCATGCACCTCACCCGGGCCGCGTTGCCGCCAATGCTGGAAGCCGGCGCAGGCACCGTCATCAACATCGCCAGCGTCGCGGGCCTGCTGCCCGGACGCGGTTCGACGTACTCGGCATCCAAGGCGTGGGTGATCTCGTTCACCGAAGGCCTTTCAAGTAGCTTGCAGGGCACCGGCGTTGGCGTGCACGCGATTTGTCCGGGCTACGTGCACACCGAGTTTCACAGCCGGGCGGGGATCGATATGACCTCGGTGCCGTCGTTCATGTGGCTCGAGGTGGACGACGTGGTCAGTGAGAGCCTGGCCGACGTGGCGCGCGGGAAGGTGCTTAGCATTCCGGGCGTGCAGTACAAGTACTTGGTCGCCTCTGGGCGGGCGATGCCACGACGGCTGACGCGGGCTCTCACCAAGAGATTCGGGAGTGGTAGTGGCCGCACCTGA
- a CDS encoding LysR family transcriptional regulator: MTPAQLRAYSAVVRLGSVRAAAAELGMSDAGISMHVAALRKELDDPLFTRTGAGLAFTPGGLRLASRAVEILGLQQQTAIEVTEAAHGRRLLRIAASSTFAEHAAPGLIELFSSRADDLSVELSVHPTSRFRDLICSRAVDIAIGPASETSYGSDGSIFVRPFLKYQIITVAAPNGPLAAGIPTPAQLRHEQWMLGPSAGIADGEIATMLRDLAIPESQQRIFQSDAAALEEVQRVGGATLSIGFAVAKDLAAGRLVHVNGPGLDKAGEWCAATLPPSARQPAVSELIRFITTPRCIQAMIRGSGVGVTRFRPKVHVTLWS, translated from the coding sequence ATGACTCCGGCTCAACTTCGGGCCTATTCGGCGGTGGTGCGGCTGGGCTCGGTACGGGCGGCCGCCGCGGAACTCGGTATGTCCGACGCCGGAATCTCGATGCACGTCGCCGCGCTGCGCAAGGAGCTCGACGATCCGCTGTTCACCCGGACCGGCGCCGGGCTGGCGTTCACGCCCGGCGGGCTGCGGCTGGCCAGCCGCGCGGTGGAAATCCTGGGCCTGCAACAGCAGACGGCGATCGAGGTGACCGAGGCCGCGCACGGGCGCAGGTTGCTCCGCATCGCCGCATCGTCCACCTTCGCCGAGCACGCGGCACCCGGATTGATCGAGCTGTTCTCGTCCCGGGCCGACGACCTCTCGGTCGAACTGAGCGTGCACCCCACCAGCCGATTCCGCGATCTGATCTGCTCGCGCGCCGTCGACATCGCCATCGGTCCAGCCAGCGAAACCTCCTACGGTTCCGACGGTTCGATCTTCGTGCGGCCCTTCCTGAAATATCAGATCATCACCGTCGCGGCGCCCAACGGCCCACTGGCGGCGGGCATTCCGACGCCCGCGCAGCTGCGCCACGAACAGTGGATGCTCGGCCCGTCGGCCGGCATCGCGGACGGCGAGATCGCAACCATGTTGCGTGACTTGGCAATTCCGGAGTCACAGCAGCGCATCTTCCAAAGCGACGCCGCCGCGCTCGAGGAGGTGCAGCGCGTCGGCGGGGCCACCTTGAGCATCGGCTTCGCCGTCGCCAAGGACCTGGCCGCGGGGCGGTTGGTGCACGTGAACGGTCCCGGCCTGGACAAGGCAGGCGAGTGGTGCGCGGCGACACTGCCGCCGTCGGCGCGGCAACCCGCGGTGTCCGAGCTGATCCGCTTCATCACCACGCCGCGATGCATCCAGGCGATGATCCGGGGCAGCGGAGTCGGTGTGACGAGGTTTCGGCCGAAGGTTCACGTCACGCTGTGGAGTTAG
- a CDS encoding enoyl-CoA hydratase/isomerase family protein, with protein sequence MPYEDYELIRITVDHGICRATIDNPPINLLDQALMFEIDRLTQEIAADGAVRVLIVDSADPEFFVAHADVALILDLPVDDITLHDHLSPFHQVMERFRTLPKPTIAVIEGICRGGGSEWAAAFDLRYAALGKAIFGQPEVMFGIIPGGGGTQRLPRLVGRGRSLEAILGGMDFDAATAEAWGFVDRALPPDELHRFVDKLAARIASVPPKTVAAAIRAVDASLDAQVGDIVTGLRVEDQLFRETLAQPEARQRLQAVIDAGAQTRAFELGDR encoded by the coding sequence GTGCCCTATGAAGACTACGAGCTCATTCGCATCACGGTAGACCACGGCATATGCCGGGCGACGATCGACAACCCGCCGATCAACTTGCTGGACCAGGCGCTGATGTTCGAGATCGACCGCCTCACCCAGGAAATCGCGGCTGACGGCGCGGTGCGGGTGCTGATCGTCGACTCGGCCGACCCGGAGTTCTTCGTGGCGCACGCCGACGTGGCATTGATCTTGGACCTGCCGGTCGACGACATCACACTCCACGACCACCTCTCGCCCTTCCATCAGGTCATGGAGAGGTTCCGGACCTTGCCGAAGCCCACCATCGCCGTGATCGAAGGCATTTGCCGCGGCGGTGGCAGCGAATGGGCGGCGGCGTTCGACCTGCGCTACGCCGCGCTCGGCAAAGCCATATTCGGCCAGCCGGAGGTGATGTTCGGCATCATTCCCGGCGGTGGCGGCACGCAACGGTTACCGCGACTCGTCGGCCGCGGTCGGTCCCTCGAAGCGATCCTCGGCGGCATGGACTTCGACGCCGCGACCGCCGAGGCGTGGGGGTTTGTCGACCGCGCGCTGCCGCCCGACGAGCTACACCGGTTCGTCGACAAGCTCGCGGCCCGGATCGCGTCTGTGCCGCCGAAGACCGTCGCGGCGGCGATCCGAGCGGTCGACGCCTCTCTAGATGCACAAGTCGGCGACATCGTCACCGGACTGCGCGTCGAGGATCAGTTGTTCCGCGAAACCCTCGCCCAACCCGAGGCTCGCCAACGACTACAGGCGGTCATCGACGCGGGCGCCCAGACGCGCGCCTTCGAACTGGGCGATCGCTAG